In Asanoa sp. WMMD1127, one genomic interval encodes:
- a CDS encoding NAD(P)H-binding protein, with protein sequence MTDTILVTGGTGNIGRHLVDHLRAAGAPFRVLARRPATAVKELPAGTAVTPGDLTDPGSLGPALATVDRVFLLWPALKSGGIDDVVGTLAGAGVRQVVYVSALHVTDDNRRSVGVWGEVEQAIVDAGLGWTFLRASGFATNTLGWAPAIRAGEPVRIPYPLAKRSLIHEADIAAVAAAALTGDHIGRSYVLTGPAAISQADQVAAIGAAIGRPVRHVEQPPDEARAAMTAWADAAWADQALAYWAELVERPEPVTATVEEILGRPARSFERWAADHADDFRAVSPPG encoded by the coding sequence TCGTCGACCACCTGCGCGCCGCCGGGGCGCCGTTCCGGGTGCTGGCCCGGCGGCCGGCCACGGCCGTCAAAGAGCTGCCCGCCGGGACCGCGGTGACGCCCGGCGACCTCACCGATCCCGGCAGCCTCGGGCCGGCCCTCGCCACCGTCGACCGGGTGTTCCTGCTCTGGCCGGCACTGAAATCCGGCGGGATCGACGACGTGGTCGGCACGCTGGCCGGAGCGGGCGTGCGCCAGGTCGTCTACGTCTCCGCCCTGCACGTCACCGACGACAACCGCCGGAGCGTCGGGGTCTGGGGCGAGGTCGAGCAGGCGATCGTCGACGCCGGGCTCGGGTGGACGTTCCTGCGCGCCAGCGGGTTCGCCACCAACACACTCGGCTGGGCGCCGGCGATCCGGGCGGGCGAGCCGGTCCGGATCCCGTACCCGCTGGCGAAACGATCCTTGATCCACGAGGCGGACATCGCCGCCGTGGCCGCGGCCGCGCTCACCGGCGACCACATCGGACGGTCCTATGTGCTCACCGGACCGGCCGCGATCTCCCAGGCCGACCAGGTCGCCGCGATCGGGGCGGCCATCGGCCGACCGGTGCGCCACGTGGAGCAGCCACCCGACGAGGCGCGTGCCGCGATGACCGCCTGGGCGGACGCGGCATGGGCGGACCAGGCGCTGGCCTACTGGGCCGAGCTGGTCGAGCGTCCCGAGCCGGTCACCGCAACGGTCGAGGAGATCCTCGGCCGGCCGGCGCGCAGCTTCGAGCGCTGGGCCGCCGACCACGCCGACGACTTCCGGGCGGTCAGCCCGCCCGGCTGA